The nucleotide sequence ATTCTACtgaaattggaaaaataaaaattaggaacatccaaattttGAGGTATGGATTCTCCTTATTCCCTCTccctcaaaataaaatttgaaaaggcCCATCTAGTTTTTTTACTGCACTTGGGATCTTAGACGCATGCTGGGGCTTGGACTAGATTTCTctagctatgtttggttcccagaaaatttgagggaaaatgtaagggaaagaaaatataaaagaaaagtagaaggaaagaaaaagtgaaggaaaataaaaaataaattaaaaatcgataaattattttttttgttacttcaaactcattttatttattttaactcatcaatataaagattaaataatttaaaaatatataagcttttaattagttttaattatattttattttcttttatatttttcataggataaccaaacatgaaaaaatcattttcctttacattttttttatttccttagtattttccgggaaccaaacacaGAGTGcaacatatataatatatgataaGCTCATGACATCATTTAATACCTTAATTAAGttcatttgatatttattaattgaagTTTTTCTTAATAGTTGATCACAAATACTATATATGAGGATTGGATTTCAATATTTCAATCAAAACAATGTTATGATGTGCTTCTAAAATCTCCACtttttaatatagaaaatacCTTAATCCATACCGTGcgattttcattttaattttttagtatcattgccattttttttttcaagaataaaatattagtcAAACTataattgtattttgaaaatgtcattttaccataaaagtaaaattaaaatataattttaaaaaatatgttaccTAGATTTACCTCAACAATAATAGGAAAGGGTTAGTTTTTCTGAAGTGTGTTATTGGTTTCAAAGTTTATCCGTTAACACCCctataaatatatatcatttataaaatttattggttttttttttaaatattttttagaaaattattaaacacaAATACATTCTCtctaaaaagataaattttataaatgaaatgcatgtataaactaataaaagtcataaaatttgaagccAAATAATTGAGTGTATTTTCGTCATGAGTAGGAGTGAAATTAATCCATTTAAGATGATAAGAAAACAGATACTAGTCAATTTTTTTGACGCGGCATTAGGAACCCAAATGGCAGCCGTTATGAAGCTTTGTGGTCCCTTTGCGTCCAAGGCCACTATGATGGCTCACGCATTTCATCAAACAGGTGAGATGCATTCAAGAACCCGGTGATATTCTCAATAGTTGACCCTTTTTAACAAATTGAATTTCTCAATGGTAAATGGGTTTTGTTCATTATTTTAATGGGTGACTTGCAGATTAAGTATTTAGACAGAGACTTAAGGGATAAGCAAACAATATTGCTAAAAACTCCATTTTCCATACGCGGTTTTGGCTATACTGAACTGGTTTTTTTGGTCAATAAACTTTATCACAAAATAACAAATCAGTAATTTGGTAGGGGTTGTCAGTTTTTAGGCATATTCTGCCTTTACCAGCACAATTTAGTACTTTTATCAACTTCCAAGATGTTtcatttacttgtttttttccACTGTAACTATTATTTTGATTTCcctttttacaaaattatggCAAAAGCAAACAGAAAAGCTGGTGAGATATTTAGAATTGAGTTATGGTGGTGGCCATATCTAAGGATTGAAAGGAGAAATTTCCTGGTTATTTCCTACTTTTCACCCTTCCCTTTCACGCCCTTCAACCGTCTTAATCATTCCCAAATACTTTCCATGGAGTCTTAGAAAGATCTCTCCAATGGAATTGAGCAGTAGATGAAATGGCGACTTCAAGATTTGCAATTCTCTCAGTACTTTCGGCTCTTGTGCTCCATTTTTCGTTGACTATGTCAGATCCAGTCCATGACAGCTTCCTCCAATGCCTTTCACACCTCTCAGCGCCCTCCCCACCAATCTCAGGTGTTTTCTACACCCCCACTAATTCTTCATACGCATATGTCTTGCAGTCATACATACAGAACCTCaggttcatgtcatccacaaccccaaAACCATCGTTTATTGTAGCCTCTTCTCATGTGTCTCATGTCCAAGCCACGATTATTTGCTGCAAGATCCATGGTTTGCAGCTTAGAATTCGGAGCGGAGGTCATGATTATGATGGCCTCTCATATGTGTCTGATGTTCCCTTTGTTATTCTAGATATGTTCAATCTTAGAGAAGTGAGTGTTGATATAGAGAATGAGTGGGCATGGGTGCAGTCTGGGGCGACAATGGGTGAACTTTATTATAGAATTGCAGAGAAGAGCAATTTGTATGGCTTCCCAGCTGGGGTTTGTCCCACTGTTGGAGTTGGAGGCCATTTCAGTGGTGGGGGATATGGGAACATGATGAGGAAATATGGCCTATCTGTTGATAATGTGCTTGATGCACAGATAGTTGATGCAAATGGGAGAATTCTAGATAGGGAGTCCATGGGAGAAGATCTCTTCTGGGCCATTAGAGGAGGAGGTGGAGCTAGCTTTGGAGTGATTGTTGCCTGGAAAATTAGGTTAGTTCCTGTTCCAGAAACTGTCACTGTTTTCAGAGTTGAAAGAACATTGGAACAAGGTGCAATTGACCTTCTTCATCAATGGCAATATGTAGCGGATAAGATAAATGAAGATCTCTTCATTAGGGTTGTCATACTGCCAGTTAATAGGAAAGACCATAAGACAATAAAAGCTAAATTTGTCTCCTTGTTTCTTGGAAATTC is from Vitis riparia cultivar Riparia Gloire de Montpellier isolate 1030 chromosome 10, EGFV_Vit.rip_1.0, whole genome shotgun sequence and encodes:
- the LOC117922892 gene encoding berberine bridge enzyme-like 14, encoding MATSRFAILSVLSALVLHFSLTMSDPVHDSFLQCLSHLSAPSPPISGVFYTPTNSSYAYVLQSYIQNLRFMSSTTPKPSFIVASSHVSHVQATIICCKIHGLQLRIRSGGHDYDGLSYVSDVPFVILDMFNLREVSVDIENEWAWVQSGATMGELYYRIAEKSNLYGFPAGVCPTVGVGGHFSGGGYGNMMRKYGLSVDNVLDAQIVDANGRILDRESMGEDLFWAIRGGGGASFGVIVAWKIRLVPVPETVTVFRVERTLEQGAIDLLHQWQYVADKINEDLFIRVVILPVNRKDHKTIKAKFVSLFLGNSEKLLALMSESFPELGINGNNCIEMSWVESIVYWSNYVKGTPISVLLDRTPPSRKYLKKKSDYVQAPISKADLKGILNTMMDLQKPALTFNPYGGRMSEISESETPFPHRAGNIYKIQYSVTWKEESMEAADHNLNMIRRIYDYMTPYVSNSPRGSYLNYRDIDLGVNQNGNVSYEEASIWGTKYFKDNFDRLVQVKSRVDPDNFFRYEQSIPSVTNRNYVMAE